The DNA segment TCGCCGCGTGCGCGCCTAGTCTGTGCCGACCGCCTCTTTGCAAAGAGGCCCTGAACGCGCCCAAAACAATGAAAACATTACCGCCTGTTCACCGCATCGCCCTGTTGTTCAACGGCAGCAAAATCTATGACCGCGGCATCATCGCCGGCATCGGCAACTACCTGAGCAGCACCCGCGCCTCGTGGGACCTGTTTCTGGAAGAGGACTTTCTCTGCCGCTTGAAAGGCATCGAACGCTGGCAGGGCGACGGGATCATTGCCGACTTCGATGACCCGCTGATCGGCGAGGCCCTGGCCGACATCCAGTTGCCGGTGGTGGCGGTGGGCGGCTCCTATGAAGATGCGCGGGCGTACCCGAAAGCGATCCCGTATGTCGCCACCGACAACAACGCCCTGATCACCCTGGCTTACAACCACCTGATCGAAGCGGGGCTGCAGCGCTTTGCCTGCTTCAGCCTGCCCGAAGCGCAGGCCAATCGCTGGGCGCAGGAGCGGGAAAAAGCCTTTCGCCGGCTGATGCAACGTGACGGCCTGCGCGCCGAGATCTATCGCGGCATGGGCACCAGCGCGCCGCTGTGGGACAGCGCCGTCGAACAACTGATCGCCTGGCTGCAAGGCTTGCCCAAACCGATCGGCATCATCGCCGTCAGCGACGCCCGGGCCCGCCAGTTGCTGCAAGCGTGCCTGACCGCCGGCATTGCCGTGCCTGAGCAGGTGGCGTTGATCGGCATCGACAACGACCCGCTCACGCGCAGCCTGACGCGAGTACCGTTAAGTTCGGTGATCCAGGGCACCGAAACCATGGGCCGCACCGCCGCGCAACTGCTGCACCAGATGCTCCACGGCATGCCTTCCAGCGGCACGCAGATTCTGGTGCCGCCGGACGCGGTCAATGTGCAGGTCTCGAGCCTGCACCAGCCGTTGGGCAATCCCTACGTGATGCAAGCGCTGCTGTTCATCCGCCAATATGCCTGCCAGGGCATCAAAACCGCGCAGGTCGCGGCCTACGTCGGCATCTCGCGTTCCTCGCTGGAGGCGCATTTCCGTCATGAACGCGGCTGCAGCGTTCACGACGAAATCCTGCGCTTCAAACTGGCGGCGGCGACCAGCGGCCTAGAGAACCGCGACGCCGCAATCGTCGACGTGGCCCGTGCCTGTGGCTTCAAGTCGGCGCAATACCTGCACACGGTGTTCCGCCGTGAGTTGGGTTGTACGCCGCGTGAGTATCAGCAAGGGGCGCGCTAGCGAACCCCAGTGTCAGGCCGACGCTTTCGCCTCAGCCTTGACCGCGTTTTTCCGATACGTGAGCAACACAATGCCGGTGACCACAATTACTCCGCCGAGCACCTGGCCCTTGCCGAGCATCTGGTCGAGCACGATCCAGCCCATCAGCAACGTCGCCAGCGGCTCGATGTTCATCACCGGGGCGTTGCGCGGCATGTCCAGGCGTGGCACGGAAATGAACAGAACAATGAAACCGGTGCCGTACAACACCACCAGTGTGGCGAGGGCCAGCCAGCCGGTCGAGGTCGCCGGCAGATTGAGGCCGCCGGGCAGGGCGCCGGTCAGGCCCGCCAGATTGACGCTGCTGAACACAATGAAAATGGTCAACAGACTGCGCGCCGAACCACGCACCTGAGACAACTTGTGGTCGGTGATCCACAGTGCACAAGCGAATACGCTGGCCGCGCAGAAGGCGAGCGTCACGCCCAGCCACCAATCCGGGCCGACGCTGCCGGCGTTCGAAAGACGCCCGGGAACGTCCAGCACGAACACCAGACCCACCAGAATCAAACCCATCAATAACGCGGTGCGTGCGGTCGGCCTCGGCCCGCCCATCGCCCAGGTGAGCAGTGCGAGCAGAATCGGAAACACGTTGGCCACCAGCAGCGCCAGCGCCACCGGCACCCGCGCCACGGCGGAATACAGACACAAACTTTGCGCCGTGATCAGCAGCCCCAACAGCAATTGCCAGCGCCAGGCCCCGGGCGGCAAACGCAGGCTCTGTTTTTGCCACAGCACCAGCATTGCCAGCACCAGCAACGTCCCGCCGGAGCGCATCAGAATGGCGAGCAACACTCCGGCACCATCATCAAACGCCACCCGCGCGGCGACATGATTGCCGGCGAAGGCACAGCCCATACACAACAGAATGAGCACGGCGAGGTGGCGAGGGAAGGGGGGCGGTACGGTAGGTGCGATGGTAGAGCGGGACATGGCAGTTCTCGAAAAGTGGCCATTCGGGATGGCGCGGGTTTTTTATTATGTTGTCGTACAACTGCGCTGTTTGTACCGTATCGGGGAGGGGCGGGCAAGGGTGCCTTAGACCAAAGAAGCTTGTTCTTTGGCCGCCAATGGTAATTCTCTGAGGGTTACGTTGCGGGTTAGAGATCGTATGACTTGGTCGGTCAGGGCGCTGCGATCGCCAGAATCTGCTCCGCCAGCCACGCCAGCGCCGGGTCGTGCTGGCGATGGCTCAGATACACCAGATCCAGCTCGAACGGTTCCAGCGCAAACGGCAATTCATGCAAGTCCAACGGCAGCAATTCGGCGAACTGCTGCGCCAGTTGCGTCGGCAGCACCACGCACAGGTCGGTGGCGGCGACCAGGTGCGCGGCTTGCAGGTAGTTGGGCGTGGTGTAGACGATTTGCCGTTCGAGGTTCTGCTCGGCCAGCCATTGATCGACCATGCCGCGCGTCTGCCCGCCGTGGACCCAGAGGTGGCGCAGTTGCAGAAAGGTTTGCAGGTCGAGCGCGCCGTTGATCTGCGGATGCTCGCGGCGCACGGCGATGCGCAAGGTTTCCCGGCGCCACAGTAGCCGGGTGAAACGGGCGGGCACCTCGTTAAAACGGCCGAGGACCATGTCGAGGTCGCCACGGTCCAGCGCCTCGACGGGCAGGTTCGGCGTCAGGTGGGCAACGTCGATGCGCAGCTGCGGCGCCACGCTTTGCAGGCGTGCGAGCAAGGCCGGCATGCACAGTTGTTCGACGAAGTCGGTCAGTGCGATGCGCAGTTGCCGGTGGCTGTGTTGCGGCTCGAAGGCCTCGCCACTGCCCAGCGTTTGCTCGATCTGCCGCAGTGCCGCGCGAATCGGCCCTTCCAGCGCCAGCGCACGTGGCGTCGGGCACATGCGCCGGCCGACCCGCACCAGCAGCGGATCGTCGAGCAGGTCGCGCAACCGCGCCAGGGCGTTGCTCACCGTCGGTTGCGTCAGGGCCAGCCGCTCGGCCGCGCGCGAAACGTTTTGTTCACGCAGAAGCATGTCGAGCACGCGCAGCAGATTCAGATCGAAGTTGGAAATATTCATGCGCGGAATATATGCCATGGGAATTCTAAATTTCAAAAATATCTGAACGCTGCTTAGGGTGGCGCTTGTCCTTTATTGATTGGAGCGCTGCGCGTGACTACGTCTTCGAATTACCAGGCGCCTTTGCGCGACATGCGTTTCGTCTTGCACGAGCTGTTCGACGTCAGCGAGCACTGCCGACAATTGCAGGTCGAACTCGACCGCGACGTCCTCGACGGCATTCTCGAGGAGGGCGCGCGGTTCACCGGCGAAGTCATCGCACCGCTCAATCGCAACAGTGACGAGCAGGGCTGTCAGTTGCACGGCAGCGACGTGACCACGCCGGATGGTTTTCGCCAGGCCTATCGACAATACGTCGACAACGGTTGGGCGAGCATGACCGGGCCACAGGCGTTCGGCGGTCAGGGCGTGCCGCAGATGGTCTCGGCGTGCTTTCATGAAATGCTGATGTCGGCGTCGCTGGCCTTTCGGGTTTATTCCGGGCTTACCGAAAGCGCTGTGCTGGCGCTGTATCGCCACGGCAGCGCTGAACTGAAGCAAGCGTATCTGGCGAACCTGATCAGCGGCGAATGGGCCGGCACCATGTGCCTCACCGAGCCACAGGCGGGCACCGATCTGGCGCTGTTGCGCACCCGCGCCCAGCCTGAGGCGGATGGCAGTTACCGCGTGACCGGCAACAAGATTTTCATCAGCGGCGGCGAGCAGGATCTGACCGACAACATCATTCATCTGGTGCTCGCGCGCCTGCCGGACGCACCGCCGGGCGTGAAGGGCATCAGCCTGTTGCTGGTGCCGAAAGTCCTGCCCGATGGTCAGCGCAACACGCTGAGCTGCGGGGCGCTGGAACACAAGATGGGCATCAAGGGCACGTCGACCTGCGTGATGAATTTCGATGGCGCGCAAGGCTGGCTGGTGGGCGAAGCGAATCAGGGTCTGGCGTGCATGTTCACCATGATGAACGACGCACGTTTTCAGGTCGGTCTGCAGGGCCTGGGCATTGCCGAAGCGGCGTTTCAGGGCGGCCTGCGTTATGCGCGGGAACGCTTGCAGTCGCGTTCGCTGGGCGGTGCTGTTGCGCCGGAGCAGGCTGCTGACCCGATCATCGTCCACCCCGATGTGCGCCGCATGTTGCTGACCCAGAAAGCGCTCACCGAAGGCTGCCGGATGCTTGCGGCGTATACCGCGCGGCAACTCGATCTCGAACAAGCCATGGGCGCGGATCATCAAGCGGCGAAGCGTCGGGCGGCGCTGTTAATTCCGATCGTCAAGGCGTTCTTCACCGATGTCGGCCAGGAAGTCGCCAGCCTCGGCGTGGCGCTGTATGGCGGTCACGGCTATATCCGCGAGTGGGGCATGGAACAGTTGATGCGCGACAGCCGCATCACTCAGCTCTACGAAGGCACCAACGGCATTCAGGCGCTGGACTTGATCCGCCGCAAACTGCTCGGCGACGGCGGCACTGAGCTCAATGCGCTGATCGACGAATTCGCGCAACTGGCCGAAGCCGCCCAGGCGCATGAACCGCTGCTGGAAATGGCCCAGGCGGTCAGCCAGCGCTTGCGCGAATGGCGCGAGCTTGGCCAAGCAGTCATCGCCGCGTGTCAGCGTGATCCGCAGGAAATCGGTGCGGTGTCGGTGGATTTCCTCGCCTATTCAGCCTACGTCCTGCTCTCCGGTTTCTGGCTGCAAGCGGCGACCCGCGCGCAGCAGGCGTTGGCCCAAGGCAGTGCTGACAGTGGGTTTTATCAAGCCAAGTTGCACACCGCCGACTTCTACTGGCGACGCCTGTTGCCACGCGCCGGCGCTCATCGTGACGCCGTGCTCGGCGGGGCGAACTGCCTGATGGCAATGGCGGCCAGCGACTTCAGTTTCTGAACCCGAGACCGGATCACCATAAGGAATCGTGCCGATGCAATCCTTCAGCTTTGCCACCACCGCGCAGATCCTCTGCGAAGCCGGCGCCGCACAGCGACTGGCCAGCCTGTGCCGCGAGCGCGGCGCACGGCGGGTGTTGATCGTCACCGATCCGGGGATCGCCCGGCTCGGTTTGCTGGATGACGTGCTGCCGGGGTTCAGCGCGGCGAAAGTGGCGGTGGCGATTTTCAGTGACGTGAGTGCCGATCCCCATGAACACTGCGTGCTCGCGGCGGTTGATCGCGCTCGGCATATCGGCGCCGACCTGATCGTCGGGTTCGGCGGTGGCAGTTCGATGGACGTCGCCAAACTGGTCGCGTTACTCGCCCATCCCGGCAACAGCCAAACGATCACGCAGTTTTACGGTGTCGATCAGGCCAAGGGCCCGCGGCTGGCACTGATTCAGGTGCCGACCACCGCGGGCACCGGTTCGGAGGTCACGCCTATCGCCATCGTCACCACCGGCGAAACCAGCAAAATGGGCATCGTCTCGCCGTTGCTACTGCCTGATCTCGCCGTGCTCGACGCAGTGTGCACGCTGGGCCTGCCGCCGCAGGTCACGGCGGCTACTGGGATCGATGCAATGGTCCACGCTATCGAGGCCTACACCAGCAAACTCAAGCGCAACCCGCTGTCCAGTCTGCTCGCCCGCGAGGCGTTGCGCCTGCTGGCGACCCATCTGGACCAAGCGGTGCACAACGGTGGCAACCTTGACGCACGGCAAGCCATGCTGCTCGGTGCCTGTCTTGCCGGGCAGGCGTTCGCCAATGCACCGGTGGCGGCGGTGCATGCCTTGGCCTATCCATT comes from the Pseudomonas granadensis genome and includes:
- a CDS encoding XylR family transcriptional regulator translates to MKTLPPVHRIALLFNGSKIYDRGIIAGIGNYLSSTRASWDLFLEEDFLCRLKGIERWQGDGIIADFDDPLIGEALADIQLPVVAVGGSYEDARAYPKAIPYVATDNNALITLAYNHLIEAGLQRFACFSLPEAQANRWAQEREKAFRRLMQRDGLRAEIYRGMGTSAPLWDSAVEQLIAWLQGLPKPIGIIAVSDARARQLLQACLTAGIAVPEQVALIGIDNDPLTRSLTRVPLSSVIQGTETMGRTAAQLLHQMLHGMPSSGTQILVPPDAVNVQVSSLHQPLGNPYVMQALLFIRQYACQGIKTAQVAAYVGISRSSLEAHFRHERGCSVHDEILRFKLAAATSGLENRDAAIVDVARACGFKSAQYLHTVFRRELGCTPREYQQGAR
- a CDS encoding EamA family transporter, translating into MSRSTIAPTVPPPFPRHLAVLILLCMGCAFAGNHVAARVAFDDGAGVLLAILMRSGGTLLVLAMLVLWQKQSLRLPPGAWRWQLLLGLLITAQSLCLYSAVARVPVALALLVANVFPILLALLTWAMGGPRPTARTALLMGLILVGLVFVLDVPGRLSNAGSVGPDWWLGVTLAFCAASVFACALWITDHKLSQVRGSARSLLTIFIVFSSVNLAGLTGALPGGLNLPATSTGWLALATLVVLYGTGFIVLFISVPRLDMPRNAPVMNIEPLATLLMGWIVLDQMLGKGQVLGGVIVVTGIVLLTYRKNAVKAEAKASA
- a CDS encoding LysR family transcriptional regulator; the encoded protein is MAYIPRMNISNFDLNLLRVLDMLLREQNVSRAAERLALTQPTVSNALARLRDLLDDPLLVRVGRRMCPTPRALALEGPIRAALRQIEQTLGSGEAFEPQHSHRQLRIALTDFVEQLCMPALLARLQSVAPQLRIDVAHLTPNLPVEALDRGDLDMVLGRFNEVPARFTRLLWRRETLRIAVRREHPQINGALDLQTFLQLRHLWVHGGQTRGMVDQWLAEQNLERQIVYTTPNYLQAAHLVAATDLCVVLPTQLAQQFAELLPLDLHELPFALEPFELDLVYLSHRQHDPALAWLAEQILAIAAP
- a CDS encoding acyl-CoA dehydrogenase C-terminal domain-containing protein, translated to MRFVLHELFDVSEHCRQLQVELDRDVLDGILEEGARFTGEVIAPLNRNSDEQGCQLHGSDVTTPDGFRQAYRQYVDNGWASMTGPQAFGGQGVPQMVSACFHEMLMSASLAFRVYSGLTESAVLALYRHGSAELKQAYLANLISGEWAGTMCLTEPQAGTDLALLRTRAQPEADGSYRVTGNKIFISGGEQDLTDNIIHLVLARLPDAPPGVKGISLLLVPKVLPDGQRNTLSCGALEHKMGIKGTSTCVMNFDGAQGWLVGEANQGLACMFTMMNDARFQVGLQGLGIAEAAFQGGLRYARERLQSRSLGGAVAPEQAADPIIVHPDVRRMLLTQKALTEGCRMLAAYTARQLDLEQAMGADHQAAKRRAALLIPIVKAFFTDVGQEVASLGVALYGGHGYIREWGMEQLMRDSRITQLYEGTNGIQALDLIRRKLLGDGGTELNALIDEFAQLAEAAQAHEPLLEMAQAVSQRLREWRELGQAVIAACQRDPQEIGAVSVDFLAYSAYVLLSGFWLQAATRAQQALAQGSADSGFYQAKLHTADFYWRRLLPRAGAHRDAVLGGANCLMAMAASDFSF
- a CDS encoding iron-containing alcohol dehydrogenase; translation: MQSFSFATTAQILCEAGAAQRLASLCRERGARRVLIVTDPGIARLGLLDDVLPGFSAAKVAVAIFSDVSADPHEHCVLAAVDRARHIGADLIVGFGGGSSMDVAKLVALLAHPGNSQTITQFYGVDQAKGPRLALIQVPTTAGTGSEVTPIAIVTTGETSKMGIVSPLLLPDLAVLDAVCTLGLPPQVTAATGIDAMVHAIEAYTSKLKRNPLSSLLAREALRLLATHLDQAVHNGGNLDARQAMLLGACLAGQAFANAPVAAVHALAYPLGGHFHIPHGLSNSLVLPHVLRFNVPVAEADYAELAVPLLGERLRIGNRNSQAEQLIAELAELAPRCGLPHRLRDVDVPEDCLAQLARDAMQQQRLLVNNPREVSEADALAIYQAAW